TTGCTTTCAGTTGTTATTTTAGGTATCTCCTATCTTATTAGCTTAACAATACTAAAGAAAAAAGAGTTTTAGAAAAGAGAGGTGTGCTTATGGACTTGACTATTTTGGTAGTAGGATTGATATTGGGCGTTGGTATTCCTTTAAGAAATAAGGCAATCAAAAAGCGTAGAGAAAATATGAAAGAGAAAGGAAATGAGGAAAAATGAAAAAATATGAATATTTAGAAATTGATTATACTGCGAAAGGTGTTGTGTTCCTTTGCACCGATAAACATAAGGAAGTTATAAATAGCTATGCAGAAAATGGGTATCGCTATGTTGGTTTTA
The sequence above is drawn from the Coprococcus comes ATCC 27758 genome and encodes:
- a CDS encoding DUF4177 domain-containing protein: MKKYEYLEIDYTAKGVVFLCTDKHKEVINSYAENGYRYVGFIPTEIDAKGCMRKIDLIFEKED